In the Candidatus Saccharimonas aalborgensis genome, one interval contains:
- a CDS encoding ribonuclease HII: MILGIDEVGRGPWAGPLVVGAVVLGGTEIEGLADSKQLTKKQREALAPIIIEQAAAVALGWVTATELDNIGLSQALVLATRRAVEQITVPYHEIIIDGTVNFLAGTKKGQYVTVLPKADKLVPSVSAASIVAKVARDRYMADQDSVYPGYGFGRHAGYGVAAHRAAIDKLGVTPLHRLSFAPLAAYRFDAPKERREKSLPATTTRSIGQASEAVAAEYLQSLGHTIVARNWRTKWCEIDIISKQANTLHFTEVKHRKNDTAGDGIAAITKRKQRQMAFAAEVYAAHHPGHDLRLGVISTTGTPPAVVTYLELR, from the coding sequence ATGATACTTGGCATCGATGAAGTCGGACGTGGTCCCTGGGCAGGACCACTGGTGGTTGGTGCGGTGGTGCTTGGTGGCACTGAGATAGAGGGACTAGCTGATAGCAAACAGTTGACCAAGAAACAACGAGAAGCGCTAGCGCCGATTATCATCGAGCAGGCTGCAGCAGTAGCGCTGGGATGGGTCACGGCGACAGAGCTCGACAACATCGGCCTCAGCCAGGCGCTTGTACTAGCGACCAGGCGGGCTGTCGAGCAAATCACGGTACCGTACCACGAAATCATCATCGACGGCACTGTTAATTTCCTCGCTGGAACAAAAAAGGGTCAGTATGTGACCGTCCTGCCAAAAGCCGACAAATTGGTGCCGAGTGTCTCGGCTGCTTCGATCGTTGCAAAGGTGGCACGCGATCGCTACATGGCCGATCAAGATAGCGTCTACCCTGGGTATGGATTCGGTCGTCATGCTGGCTATGGCGTCGCGGCACATCGAGCGGCCATAGACAAGCTCGGGGTAACTCCGCTGCATCGGTTGAGCTTTGCGCCACTCGCGGCCTATCGATTCGACGCTCCCAAAGAAAGGCGCGAGAAAAGCCTACCGGCTACCACCACTCGCTCAATTGGCCAGGCGAGTGAGGCTGTGGCGGCTGAGTATCTACAATCACTCGGTCATACCATCGTGGCACGGAATTGGCGTACGAAATGGTGCGAAATTGATATCATTAGCAAGCAGGCAAATACGCTGCACTTTACAGAGGTGAAACATCGCAAAAATGATACAGCGGGAGACGGAATTGCTGCGATTACAAAGCGGAAGCAGCGTCAAATGGCCTTTGCTGCAGAGGTGTATGCCGCTCATCACCCGGGACATGATCTGCGGCTAGGAGTTATTTCTACCACCGGCACACCACCCGCTGTCGTCACATACTTAGAGTTGCGCTAG
- a CDS encoding FHA domain-containing protein, whose amino-acid sequence MNSYRPDTDGIGLRGRILSSTEAHLSLDPPIPAGIDRIDGDPFVAVQLTLGRTALWVPTLGVETDAGRVIEAVLRCEGSEDQVVLPEGIEYQIGREWLGYQFHIPLDQLSTVSRSHLHLGRRGNMLIARDLSSLNGTTAEGFRLDTPERSSHICIGYAEDLQMHGDDRSVVDDHRGIYGVMDGVSTSDGAYASSLVAEMVARAPFCQGISLRQAEQELASVLDYTSAVLVNRGIKSETTAIVARCLPVDVRGNTPVAWASIGDSRLYTFDTQTRELTQITIDEGFGRFVTNIIGGVNDITRRPHRVEQTGNLLLRPHQIGILVSDGITGDYGTDIMTNDEMIRHLTSCSHPAEIPHALITAARKHDDRTCVVVAPNIK is encoded by the coding sequence ATGAATAGTTACCGACCCGATACAGATGGTATCGGTTTAAGAGGCAGGATACTGTCATCCACCGAAGCTCACCTATCCCTAGATCCGCCGATCCCTGCTGGCATCGACCGTATTGATGGTGATCCTTTTGTGGCAGTTCAGCTAACCCTTGGTCGCACCGCGCTCTGGGTACCAACCCTGGGGGTCGAAACTGATGCAGGTCGTGTCATCGAAGCGGTATTACGCTGTGAAGGATCAGAAGATCAGGTTGTTTTACCTGAAGGTATAGAGTACCAGATTGGTCGAGAGTGGCTGGGTTATCAGTTTCACATTCCACTCGATCAGCTTTCGACTGTGTCACGGAGTCATCTTCATCTAGGACGTCGGGGCAATATGCTCATTGCGCGTGATCTTTCCTCGCTCAATGGCACCACTGCCGAGGGATTTCGCCTTGATACTCCTGAGCGATCGAGCCACATCTGCATCGGCTACGCTGAAGACTTGCAAATGCACGGCGATGACCGATCTGTCGTTGACGATCACAGAGGTATATATGGCGTCATGGATGGTGTGAGTACTTCGGATGGTGCGTACGCCTCGTCTCTGGTAGCCGAAATGGTTGCACGTGCACCCTTTTGCCAAGGCATTTCACTCCGCCAGGCGGAGCAAGAGCTTGCTTCGGTGCTTGATTATACGAGCGCAGTACTCGTCAATAGAGGTATCAAATCTGAAACAACCGCAATAGTAGCGCGCTGTCTTCCTGTAGATGTCCGAGGGAACACCCCTGTTGCTTGGGCATCAATCGGTGATTCGCGGCTCTATACCTTTGATACACAGACTCGTGAGCTTACTCAGATCACTATTGATGAAGGCTTTGGCAGATTCGTGACAAACATCATAGGTGGTGTAAACGATATAACTCGACGACCTCACCGAGTTGAGCAGACAGGAAACTTGTTGCTGCGACCTCATCAGATCGGCATTTTAGTTTCAGATGGTATCACGGGCGATTATGGCACGGATATTATGACAAATGACGAGATGATCAGACATCTCACGAGTTGCAGTCACCCTGCCGAGATACCGCACGCCCTTATCACCGCAGCGCGCAAGCACGATGACCGGACCTGTGTTGTTGTAGCGCCAAACATCAAGTAG
- the rplS gene encoding 50S ribosomal protein L19, which produces MSFSLIQKVNDEQKKKQVVDARSGDTVRVHQKIKEGGKERIQVFEGVVIRTDNKSQHTSRITVRKVASGVGVEKSFLLHSPLVEKVEIVRRSKVRRNFLSYLRQRSGKGARLTAVQFDREAVNAVKNDHAEEEEARIKEQKAVEAAERQAAKDVEAAELAAKAAEVEARHAEND; this is translated from the coding sequence ATGAGTTTTTCCCTAATCCAAAAAGTCAACGACGAGCAAAAGAAAAAGCAAGTCGTCGATGCCCGCAGCGGTGATACCGTGCGTGTGCACCAAAAAATCAAAGAAGGCGGCAAAGAGCGTATCCAGGTGTTTGAAGGCGTCGTCATCCGTACCGACAACAAGAGTCAGCATACGAGCCGCATCACCGTTCGCAAGGTAGCAAGCGGCGTCGGTGTCGAAAAGAGTTTTCTCCTGCACAGCCCGCTTGTCGAAAAAGTCGAGATTGTTCGCCGCAGCAAAGTTCGCCGCAACTTCCTGAGCTACCTCCGCCAGCGCAGCGGTAAGGGTGCACGTTTGACAGCGGTCCAGTTTGACCGCGAAGCAGTAAACGCCGTCAAAAACGATCATGCCGAAGAGGAAGAAGCGCGTATCAAGGAGCAAAAAGCCGTAGAGGCTGCCGAGCGTCAGGCGGCAAAAGATGTAGAGGCTGCCGAGCTTGCTGCCAAGGCAGCTGAAGTCGAAGCACGTCACGCTGAAAATGACTAA
- a CDS encoding nuclear transport factor 2 family protein has protein sequence MKTPTTHLKNNYASGKVPRWLVVLISVIFGLLIVGGVIFIVVMNMTDSPKKVSDEFVNDVQSANTEAAYALTSEGFRGATSRDDLDAVIKRVSPALQGDEKVTARAVETTAGSSQKAIIVYTVDTSSGTKYIRVILEKNGDNWRVMNFRSSNSSLEAKIE, from the coding sequence ATGAAAACACCAACAACACACTTAAAAAATAACTATGCTTCAGGCAAAGTTCCTCGTTGGCTCGTAGTACTTATCAGCGTGATTTTTGGACTATTGATTGTGGGAGGAGTGATATTTATTGTCGTCATGAATATGACAGATTCCCCAAAGAAGGTAAGTGACGAGTTTGTCAACGATGTACAGTCGGCAAACACCGAGGCAGCCTATGCGTTAACGAGCGAGGGCTTCCGAGGTGCGACATCGAGAGATGATCTCGATGCAGTTATCAAACGGGTCTCTCCCGCATTACAAGGAGACGAGAAGGTGACTGCACGTGCGGTAGAAACCACCGCAGGTTCTTCGCAAAAGGCGATCATCGTCTATACGGTCGATACATCATCGGGTACGAAGTACATCCGTGTCATCCTCGAAAAAAACGGTGATAATTGGCGCGTGATGAATTTTCGCTCGAGCAACAGCTCATTAGAAGCAAAGATAGAGTAA
- a CDS encoding NAD(P)-dependent malic enzyme, which produces MDYNQLALDLHARYGGKITTQLRDTSELDRAKLSAYYSPGVGAVSQAIAADPSSLSTYTWTNNLVAVISDGSAILGLGDLGPKAAMPVMEGKALLFKRFADIDSVPIVLDVHTADEIVATVKAIAPSFGAINLEDIAAPKCFEVEERLKAALDIPVFHDDQHGTAVVTLAGLINAATVTHRSLVDSKIVTIGAGAAGTAIIKLLHRYGCRQIVAIDSKGTIGDYRNDLNDEKKALLGYVDRSAHGSLSDALKEADIFIGVSKGGLLTSDLVSLMAPNPIVFALANPTPEIMPDEAKVAGVAVIATGRSDFPNQVNNAIAFPGIFRGALDHGIKKITDEHKLAAAKAIAGLVETPTPDTVIPSVFDERLVPTIAAVIT; this is translated from the coding sequence ATGGATTACAACCAACTCGCTCTCGATCTCCATGCGCGCTATGGCGGCAAAATTACCACTCAGCTCCGCGATACGAGCGAGCTTGATCGTGCAAAGCTCAGTGCGTATTACAGCCCTGGCGTAGGAGCAGTTAGTCAGGCGATAGCCGCTGACCCCTCGTCACTTTCCACCTATACCTGGACAAACAATCTCGTCGCTGTGATTTCTGATGGATCTGCCATCCTCGGCCTCGGGGACCTCGGTCCCAAAGCAGCCATGCCCGTCATGGAAGGCAAAGCCCTGCTGTTTAAGCGCTTTGCCGACATCGATAGCGTACCGATCGTGCTCGACGTGCACACAGCCGATGAAATCGTCGCTACTGTCAAAGCCATTGCGCCCAGTTTTGGCGCCATCAACCTCGAGGATATCGCCGCGCCAAAGTGTTTTGAGGTCGAGGAGCGACTCAAAGCTGCTCTCGACATCCCCGTCTTTCATGATGACCAACATGGTACAGCGGTGGTGACACTCGCCGGACTTATCAACGCAGCAACCGTCACTCATCGTTCACTCGTGGATTCAAAGATAGTTACTATCGGAGCAGGTGCAGCTGGCACAGCCATCATTAAGCTCTTACACCGCTATGGTTGCCGACAGATTGTAGCAATCGACAGCAAGGGTACTATCGGCGACTATCGCAATGATCTCAACGATGAAAAAAAGGCCCTTCTCGGGTATGTCGACCGTTCGGCTCACGGCTCACTCAGCGATGCGCTCAAGGAAGCCGATATCTTCATCGGCGTCAGTAAGGGCGGCCTCCTGACATCTGATCTCGTCTCACTCATGGCACCTAACCCCATCGTCTTCGCACTAGCTAATCCAACACCTGAAATTATGCCCGACGAAGCAAAAGTAGCTGGCGTCGCCGTGATAGCAACCGGCCGAAGTGATTTTCCCAACCAAGTCAACAATGCCATTGCCTTCCCCGGTATCTTTCGGGGTGCACTTGATCACGGCATCAAAAAGATTACTGACGAACATAAACTCGCCGCTGCTAAAGCTATCGCCGGATTGGTAGAAACACCTACCCCCGATACAGTTATTCCCAGCGTCTTTGATGAGCGGCTTGTGCCAACGATCGCTGCCGTCATTACTTAA